In Parasteatoda tepidariorum isolate YZ-2023 chromosome 8, CAS_Ptep_4.0, whole genome shotgun sequence, the DNA window TCTGACTTTGTTCAATCTATTTAGCATAGCTTCATTCGTTTTTCCGCTGTTGTTAATTATACTTCCAAGATCGGTAAAACTGCTTACTCtagtatattattttctaagaatatgTCATTTCATTGTTTCGGATTAACGTTATAAATTTCCATCTTATTTTGATTGATAATAAGCCCCATTTTTTGCctctacttttaaaatgtttgtgttAAACGAAAAAGTTCGGTAAATTTTATCGAAGTGCTTTGGTCatgatttggaaaaaattaacaatacaatattgtttcataatgtgcgttaaaattaggtaattttattttataccttaaCATTGCATGAAAatcacttattatttaaattcacttttaaattttgaattttttattaaatgtattggaatgagaactataattctgaaaataaaaatatctggtaaacagttaccatatgacctggaaaattaccaaatgaatggtttaaataccgtatattttagttttattattgatatgGGATTATTGTTcacattgattttatttttttatagatattctgtttcttttttcatttgaaacatCATTACCATTTAATACAGTAATTTTCTTCCTTCTACCGGCAATTCATGTGATTAGAATAAGAAATTACCTCACAAGACTTATATGAAGGATTATACATTGGGATATTAAATAGAGTTAATATATAATgctaaataaagttaaattaagttacaaattacttttaatatcgtaaaaatacaaaaaataaaacttgaaaatttatcCTGGATTTAGTTATTTAACAAAACACCAAACGTAAGCTAAAATACAGTAATTTTCTCTGTATTACGGAACTAAGTTTAATTACGGTTCTTTTATTATTCgaataatatgattataattatagtccttttcattaaatgaataatatgacTATACTTATAGTCCATGCATCaatagactatttttttttatacgtcAATAGTTTCCTGGCATTTAAAAAGGCATTAGTTCACTTTAACGTGTAGGtaagaaaatatctaataaGTTTTTACGATTATAAATAGCACACAAAGCAccaagtgaaaataaaattataatcatttttatattaataaactgAAGGTACTgtgaataaattcatttaattaacagaaaattattattactataactATAGTCAATATATTAATAGACTAAAGGAGTTTTCTAGTCTTCTTGAATGCATACCTCTTTTGATCTTTGGTTAGAGCAAGTAATATCCTTCTATATCCGTGTAATGAAAAGCATCTATCGAAGcgaaagaaataaactaaagaaatgCACAGTCAGTTCACGTAAGTAGCATAAGCAATCCTCTCCCAAATCTCAGCGGGACAAAgatattgaaatgaataaagatattctattttttttcacaattccaaataacttttaataacatacatgaaagaataaagaattttttatttgtaattacaaATGAGTACATGAAGCAcatacataaacaaaaatatggatatttttattatttaaatgcactAAATCAgttctaattataattaatttatgtattaatatatcTATAACTCTACATTaatatatactataatatatatatatgtatgtatatatatatgtatatatatatatatatatatatttaNNNNNNNNNNNNNNNNNNNNNNNNNNNNNNNNNNNNNNNNNNNNNNNNNNNNNNNNNNNNNNNNNNNNNNNNNNNNNNNNNNNNNNNNNNNNNNNNNNNNNNNNNNNNNNNNNNNNNNNNNNNNNNNNNNNNNNNNNNNNNNNNNNNNNNNNNNNNNNNNNNNNNNNNNNNNNNNNNNNNNNNNNNNNNNNNNNNNNNNNNNNNNNNNNNNNNNNNNNNNNNNNNNNNNNNNNNNNNNNNNNNNNNNNNNNNNNNNNNNNNNNNNNNNNNNNNNNNNNNNNNNNNNNNNNNNNNNNNNNNNNNNNNNNNNNNNNNNNNNNNNNNNNNNNNNNNNNNNNNNNNNNNNNNNNNNNNNNNNNNNNNNNNNNNNNNNNNNNNNNNNNNNNNNNNNNNNNNNNNNNNNNNNNNNNNNNNNNNNNNNNNNNNNNNNNNNNNNNNNNNNNNNNNNNNNNNNNNNNNNNNNNNNNNNNNNNNNNNNNNNNNNNNNNNNNNNNNNNNNNNNNNNNNNNNNNNNNNNNNNNNNNNNNNNNNNNNNNNNNNNNNNNNNNNNNNNNNNNNNNNNNNNNNNNNNNNNNNNNNNNNNNNNNNNNNNNNNNNNNNNNNNNNNNNNNNNNNNNNNNNNNNNNNNNNNNNNNNNNNNNNNNNNNNNNNNNNNNNNNNNNNNNNNNNNNNNNNNNNNNNNNNNNNNNNNNNNNNNNNNNNNNNNNNNNNNNNNNNNNNNNNNNNNNNNAGTGCCAGTACTCTGAATATGAAACATTTGATTTAGTGGTAATATCATTGTATAGGGCAGTGGATATGATGCCAATAATTAGTGCATAGagcatttaatttacttttttactttcacttcttccttaatttactttttatttttttaaaatacaccaCAGAAGAAATGATTTTGCACTGGTGTATACAAtaagagaaaaggaaaaatcatttcagcagtgaaaaagttttacataagatctttaaaaactgtaaaacatttaataaaaagcatttctaatatgggtgataaaaaataaatgattgaaattttttttggtatactattttaataaatttgaaatcaactaTTGTAATTCTCTTCAGATCAAGAAATAACTcgagactttttttaaattcttaacttaAAAAGGCAATATTTCTATACCAAAATATCATTCTCTTATCATCTCggaagtatttatataaaagttgaacaaaataaagcagtaaataacttttaatctcaATGTTAGTCtttgaaatacaaatattaaagctcataatttaaattatgaaatgaagtaaaaaaagcattttttctctgaataagcatatcATTGTTAGATTAGTTTCCATTTTAGATCCTCAACcaacactgttaaaattttcattctaaaattatggtaaaataaatggcagctgtctgtccctccgattaaccgtaaagattacggtaaagaacatttttttcctttatgattttgaaacgATTTACGAAAAGTatgattataaaaccataaatacaaaactatacggttacttaaaaatttactactagcatttttcaaaaacgtaaaaaagaataattatttaactagacatgGGAGATcggcttttcgttaggtaatggacATTGGAGAGCGCCGAACACTGGAAATTCTTTATGTGTTGAAGGAAATAGTGTGGTagcaacactaggactcgaacacCAGTTCTGCCGGTAATTCGATTGACAGATAAGCGGCTATGATAAGCACGCAGTTGAAAAGAACAAAGTAGATTCATAAGGTGGTTCTAGTtgatgcgataaaattctggttgtttaaccgtctTAGGTGGAAGCAgtcaataaacagtttttctcaaactttaaagtttgattaccatttaatttatggttatttgactgttttgattaaatatggtgaattaatcattcaataaattgttatttaccattttttcacAGAAATTTCTAGCAGTGTATTTGGGGATTGCATCAATATGGGGAAATTAGGGTTGCTGTCAGGGAGGAGAGCagtcaaaaattcattttattgacGAAGCTATTTTGCACTATTGAAGAAGAATGTTTGACACCGTAGTTAGGAAAgcttgtaattaaatttttaaaataatgcgcgcgaaatttctttgaaaatcttaagttgtttcaatttttcttaaaacacagCTCCCAGgtcatttttcaaatgatttttatgtacttagtgcatactatttatttaaaattataaaatgtgaaatcACATAGTTATTGGGATAAATAGATGGAATGAGTTCACtttatgtcttttttaatttcccttttAGAGTCAACGTCAAAAGATCTGGCGTCAAAAAGTATGACTATTTGGTGGATGATGGAGTTGTGAAAAAGAAGGGAAAACCCTTCAATCACAAATCCTATTTCAAAGATGTTGTTTTAGACAACTATGATGTGATTAAACCATTCGTAGGACGAATTGGTTCGGAATTTCTGGATCTCAATCTGGCACAGGTAATTTAGTAAGGCTTATTCgtgcatgtttattttatttcaaaattaatttcagttttttgttctatttcatAAATCTTAACAAATGGATTTTTTGCTCCACTTTTATATATCCACGTTACCCAGGAAAGATAAATTTACcgaattaatgtgcaacagatcttaatcaaatttccaaataattctAAAACAGCAAGAGagagattattattattgtgaaaattaGAGCTTATTGTAAAATGCGCAATGTAAAATTGGCAAATAGaagattgataaaaattatgagcaaagcgaaactaatttttttaattaaaatattttatgcacttttaaatgaatagtaaattgaataattgaaactttaaaaatgaaattgctcTTCATGCAGCCTATAAACAAAAAGCTATGAGTACCATTAttaagaacttatttttaaaattactttttgccttttaatttctcaaaattcctgttaaataaagagaaatatttggaatcttttaaacatcaaaaattttaaaaattcttatcttcAGAAATGTACTTTCTAATTAAGTAAACTCATTCTCTGTGCGCTACTAAAGTATTCTAATTCCGAATATACTCCTTATAGTTCAAGTAAAAATCTCTCAGTTTACCTTTATTTAAACTTGCGCGGCTTTCAATAACGACACTAAGAGAGTAAAGTGCATTTCAACGCCAAATTTGGATAGGTTTACACCACAATTCTTGCAATGTACGTATTAGACTAAGCAGTTGctcaaaatttaattggtttattgcttttttatttttatttttttctccttgaatATTAGccttttaattaaagcaaaattttccttatatgcttaataccatattatttactttctatTGTCTTTTTACAGCCAGAAAATCTTGATGCGTTCGATGTTCCTAATACATGTTTGGGTGATTCAAATGATACTGATGGCTCTGAGATCAAAAATGATCCAAATGAGCGTCAGAATTAAATTGCCCTTACCTTGAACATCAATGCAGTCGAAAAATATTCAGACGACGTATGAAGAATGTGACGTAAAAATTGTGTGTCACATGAGCCTCTGAGGAGGTGGACTCTGTTTAAGAAGTTGAAAAACTGATTAAAGATTTTGACAGAATGATGACGACTGTGTGATATGAGCCCCTATAAGGGCGGACTCTCTTTTCGAGCCCCTATATGGCTGGACTCTgcttaaaaagttagaaaacagcttaaagattttgaaagacTGAGGACGAATGTATGATAAAAGCCATTAAATAGGTGGACTCTACTTTTGATCCTACAAGCTTTTccaatattttcagaaaatcctAAGGATTTAAAAGAATCGTGACTATTGTGTGATATGATACCCAAAATAAGTGGACTCTGTTTTTGAGCCCTTTAGAGGGTACACTCTTTTTTCTGAGCCCCTAAGAGGTTGGACTCTATTTAAGAAGTTGGTAGATTGTATAAACAATTATGTGATATAAGGCCTTATAAAAGGTGGACTCTGTTTTTGAGCCCCTGAAAAGGTGGACTCCTCTTTTGAGCCCCTAAGAGGGTGGACTCTGTTTAAAAAGgtggaaaattgtttaaataatttaaaagacttGTGACAATTGCGTGATATAAGCCCCTGAAAGGATGGACTTTTAAAAcgacaatttttgtaaaaaaaaatttgcttgtatgTTTGATAAGTTACATCTTTTTTGTTAAGTGatactaaaaattacaaaaaaaaaataaataaaaaaaaaattattgttttattatttttattcatcatgtCATGCACATGACATTACTTCACATCACTGTACACGACTTGACTTGATTAAATAAGATGAGATCATAATGTAAACAGattcttttcttagtttgaaactttataaatttcttaaaactgcttattattccataaaaatatgattttatcttCGGAAATTTAATACCCaaggttttttttatggaaaactttattgtgttttagTGTATAAGTGAAACCTAATGAATCTACTATTTTCTGTTCCCTTTCTAAAAATTTGAGGGAAATAGCaggatttttaagaataaattgaatttttcaattgatgTTAGCGAGGGGTTTTTTTTCGATATGTTTCTGCCAGCCGAATACGTgatgtaataaaacaaatatttcaaataatatttatatataaatgttactTCTTTAGATGCGTATGTATTTTCTGATTCATTTTATGTGTCTAAATGGAATGACATAATTCGTGCGTAATCGAACTAATGATGTAAAagttatatgatttttatataaaacacgTTTACTTTCATGCAATTGTTTATGCaacttattttgttacaaatactttagagtttttttagtattttttctagTCTAATTAAAGGAGACCAAACGCGAATCGAAatgactaatatttaaaaaatttatgtgtattTACATANACATTCTATTGTCTTTTTACAGCCAGAAAATCTTGATGCGTTTGATGTTCCTAATACATGTTTGGGTGATCATAATCATACTGGTGGCTCTGAGATCAAAAATGATCCAAATGACCTTCAGAATTAAATTACCCACACCTTGAACATCAATGCCTTTGAGAAATATTCTGACGGCATATGAGGAATGTGACGTAAAAATTGTGTGTGACATGAGCCTCTGAGGAGGTGAACTCTGTTTAAGAAGTTAAGAAACTGTTTAGACAGAATGATGACGATTGTGTGATAAGCCCTATAAGGGTGGACTCTCTTTTTGAGCCCCTATATGGCTGGACtcttaaaaagttagaaaactgTCTAAAGACTTTGAAAGACTGATGACGAATGTATGATAAAAGCCATTAAAAATGTAGACTCTACTTCTGAACCTGCAAGCTTTCCcgatattttctgaaaatcctAAGGATTTAAAAGATTCGTGACTATTGTGTGATAAGAGCCCCGAAAAGAGTGGACTCTGTTTTTGAGCCCCTAAGAGGTTGGACTCTATTTAATAAGTTGGTTAAATTGTTCAAAGATTTTGAAAGACTGATGACGATTGTGTGATATGAGGCCTTACAAAAGGTGGACTCTTTTTTTGAGCCCCTAAAAGGATGGACTctgtttaaaaatgtgaaaaaaaattttaatgttttgaaaaacttatgACTATTGTGTGATATGAGCCCCTAAAGGGATAGACTTTTTATAAcgacaatttttgtaaaaaaaaaaaattctctatacTTGTCTGTTTGATAAGTTACAgcttttttcttgaataatactaaaagttgaaaaaaaaataataaaataaaaaattaaaaaaaccaaaattattgttttattattgatattcttCATGTAATGCACATGACATTATTTCACATCACTGTACATGATTTGACTTGCTTAAATAAGATGAGattataatgcaaataaatttttttcttagtttgaaattttataaattttgtaaaactgtttattattccataaaaatatgattttatcttCGGAAATTCAGtaccaaagatttttttataggaaactttattgagtttttatgtataaatgaaACCTAATTAATCTAATCTCTTTTGTTCACTTTCCAATAATTTGGGAAAAATGGCgtgatttttaagaataaattgaattttttaattaatgttagtgAGGCGTttttttcgatatatttttGCCAGCCGATTTGAATGAGACTATACGTGatgcaaaaaaacaaatatttcctatagtatttataaataaatgttacttccTTAGATGCGTATGTATTTTCTGATGCATTTTATGGGTTAAAAATTGAATGACATAATTCGTGCGTAATCGGACTAATGATGTAAAAGTTacatgatttttatataaaacacgTTTACATACTTGCAATTGTTTATGCaacttattttgttacaaatactTTACAGCttctttagtattttttccAGTCTAATTAAAGGAGATCAAACGTGATAccaaattacttatattttaaaaatttaaatggattttttttatagtaaatgcaCCATATTTGATTGGCACTTCTTATGAAGaatgctattttaatttcaaaactattagtCCTATTAACTcgaattttatcttattaaattcagtataaaattttaatccccTAAATTGCACCTCCATGCTTTGATAGTTTctaaatagaaaagtaaaaagtgtactaaaacttgttaaaaggggcatttttatatgtaaaaacgCTTGcaactttcaaattatttaatttattgacttaCATATTTGTTTCAACTGCTTCaacgtaaattaaaaaattggataatttATTAGTTGATCAATATAACTATCTCAataatacacataaaatatacatatatacagtCAATTTGCTAATAGATtccttaattacttttatttaataattccatgtaagaattttaattaatggaagGTACAAAAAGCTCAAAACAAATCAAACtgatttttacaattgttaataacacaaaaaacagcaaatttaaacaaaagtatatGTATAGGATTATAACTTATAGTAAGATTATTGTAACTGtttctaattaatatataaactaatataacaaaaatacagctagtttattttttgactaattCCTTCATTCAATTCAATATTCTCGCATTTTCAATAGCTTGAAAGAACAAAAcgattatgaataattaatatgatttttcagGATTAGAAAAAATGCTAGAAActttaattctgaaataaaattatcgtcAGTTTCAatctatcaataaaattaattgtgcaCTGTTTTTAtggattcaaatttatttcttattgatttTATCTTATTTGTAAAGTTGGCAGATGATAAGGATATCTAACAACACGTTTTTACTGAAAATCATctttgaaagcaaaataaggaaggaaagaaagaaaacaaataaaaaaggaattcttGTGAGCAGAATAAGCAATAATCTTTTCGGTCCCAGGACTCCAAAGTAATTGAACTAAATAGcttcatattttttccattacaaatgacgtacaaaaataaaataacaaattatatcttggtcttgatttttaatgtttacgcgggtattacaaaataaccaatacaaacaatttttatgttacaaatcACAGACATTTTTATGATAACTCAAAACATTATTTCTCGAAATGCTGATTCTATCATgcaatcaatcaaaaattatgaaaacagtCGTAAACATTTAAGGTAAAAGAAAACTATCGAAACgtaaattttagaatgttttgtttagaattttcaaGTTGGTGGCTTGcaggaaaataattataattttaatgtatgtattATAAAGTTAAACATGTAGTACATAGATGCGGATTGTTTTCTCATAGTCGCAGAGTTAGTAGTGGCACTTGCCTGCCAAAGCGGTttcccaggttcaaatcccagcaatggctgatcAATACGTATTCTGCTTCCGACTCATACCGTCTTCTTGTTCTGTTTCTGTAGTCATGTGCTGGAGGTGTCTAAAGGATTAGTCTTGCTTCTCACAACAGGGATTATTTTTTAgctattcatatatatatatatatatatatatatataagaaaggGGTGGAGAAGAGGAAAGGGCGTGTAATACTATTAAGTCTCTTTAGGGGTCATTTTGACCATTATGCACTGTTagtaatttctagaaaaaatggttaaataaaaatctctttaattgttgttttatcaTATTCAATCAAAGTAGTTAAATGTCCATAAAAATATGGTATTCAAGCTGTTATTtgtgagaaaaatcattttttgactgttttcaCTAAATGCGGTTaagaaaccagaattttttccgaACCAGCTGGGCCTACAGCCAATGAGAATGGAATGCACGTTAGTCGAAAGCTTCAAGCTAAGTTATGATATGAGGGTTaggaattcatatttttattttccatcatcAAATTCCTAATACAACAGCGAATGCAAAATATCTTATAGTAATAAGTGCGTAGTATGACTGAGGGCTAAAGAGGGAATAGAAGGGCTAGGTAACTCCTNTATATATACAGATTTCAAATTGTTCAGTTCAGTTTTGAGAATAAATGAGTGATACCGTACTATTTCACATAATCGCATAGTTTAAacactcttaaaataaaataatccttcaaaACATAGCCATTGTTtagaagcaatattttaaattgtatttgacAAATAAGACAAATATATAGACTAACTGCGCACTCAATTATATACTTAGACGTCTTTGAAAGCTTTCTTACTTACCCGGGAGAGAAGTTGAAATATCTAAAT includes these proteins:
- the LOC122270879 gene encoding uncharacterized protein, translating into MSSLYVFFNFPFRVNVKRSGVKKYDYLVDDGVVKKKGKPFNHKSYFKDVVLDNYDVIKPFVGRIGSEFLDLNLAQPENLDAFDVPNTCLGDSNDTDGSEIKNDPNERQN